In one window of Streptomyces roseofulvus DNA:
- a CDS encoding RNA polymerase sigma-70 factor: protein MTDHHPDRATDAHPTPAGHPAAHSGPAGRPRPGDAEAAAREFTAHRGRLFGLAYRMLGSAAEAEDVVQDAYLRWSGADRGALTHPGAWLAKVVTHLCLNRLTSARATRESYTGTWLPEPVLAEAGTGPLEAVERHDDVSTALLLLLERLTPAERAVYVLREAFGYPHREIAGLLDLGEANCRQLYGRAARRVAEADDAGAAARFEPPAPGRRREFVDSFVAAARDGDLAGLEKVLARDVVWWSDGGGKVRAALRPVRGRDHVVRFLAGVARRTEEGSRLTVAEVNGAPGIVQHVGGRITGVATVALRADGRIGEVWFVSNPDKLGHATRRFAAYPEGGG, encoded by the coding sequence GTGACGGACCACCACCCCGACCGCGCCACGGACGCGCACCCCACCCCCGCCGGGCACCCCGCCGCGCACTCCGGCCCCGCCGGGCGTCCCCGTCCTGGCGACGCGGAGGCCGCCGCGCGGGAGTTCACCGCGCACCGGGGGCGGCTCTTCGGGCTCGCCTACCGGATGCTCGGCTCGGCCGCGGAGGCCGAGGACGTCGTGCAGGACGCCTATCTGCGGTGGAGCGGCGCCGACCGGGGCGCCCTCACCCACCCCGGGGCGTGGCTCGCCAAGGTCGTCACCCACCTCTGCCTCAACCGGCTCACCTCGGCCCGGGCCACCCGCGAGTCGTACACCGGCACCTGGCTGCCGGAACCGGTCCTCGCCGAGGCCGGCACCGGGCCGCTGGAGGCCGTCGAGCGGCACGACGACGTGTCCACGGCCCTGCTGCTCCTGCTGGAGCGGCTCACCCCCGCCGAGCGGGCCGTGTACGTGCTCCGCGAGGCGTTCGGCTACCCGCACCGGGAGATCGCCGGCCTCCTCGACCTCGGCGAGGCCAACTGCCGCCAGCTGTACGGGCGGGCCGCCCGGCGGGTGGCCGAGGCCGACGACGCCGGGGCCGCCGCCCGCTTCGAACCGCCCGCGCCCGGACGGCGGCGCGAGTTCGTCGACTCCTTCGTCGCCGCCGCCCGCGACGGCGACCTGGCGGGGCTGGAGAAGGTCCTCGCCCGGGACGTCGTGTGGTGGAGCGACGGCGGCGGCAAGGTCCGGGCGGCCCTCCGGCCGGTCCGGGGCCGCGACCACGTGGTCCGCTTCCTCGCCGGTGTCGCCCGCCGCACCGAGGAGGGCTCCCGGCTCACGGTCGCCGAGGTCAACGGCGCACCCGGGATCGTCCAGCACGTCGGCGGGCGGATCACCGGCGTCGCCACGGTGGCGCTCCGCGCGGACGGCCGGATCGGCGAGGTGTGGTTCGTCTCCAACCCGGACAAGCTCGGCCACGCGACCCGCCGGTTCGCCGCCTACCCGGAGGGCGGCGGCTGA